One part of the Denticeps clupeoides chromosome 16, fDenClu1.1, whole genome shotgun sequence genome encodes these proteins:
- the nob1 gene encoding RNA-binding protein NOB1, which translates to MAAALVEHVVADAGAFLKRSPLQEIGKNIYSLKDVVDEIRDKQTKKSLAFLPYKLHFKEPFPEHIRFVTEFSKKTGDYPSLSATDIKVLALTYQLELENVGADHLKKDPQVKVQVSSTRQHPEAPVDIAGFHLPRKKLSETQVSGQCHTFQPPESSEFNSFQFWRTPLLNIEAELLELLGADTVVSKENLQCVNLSDEEQNTHTDPTDGSKKPCSNSQGESRGDEQADEDDDDDRGWITPSNIKLVQMDAGDWRPSADIRVACVTTDFAMQNVLIQIGLNVLSVNGMLIKNTRNYILRCFACFKTTTNMTKVFCPHCGNNTLKKIAVSISDDGSMQMHFSRNPKVMNPKGLRYSLPKPQGGKHADNPLLVEDQCLPQQRLSRKARQKTDVFDPDYVAGNSPFSENDIYSRAANLHIQDNQCGGGRRRCNPNAARKKFVKKK; encoded by the exons ATGGCGGCCGCCCTGGTGGAGCATGTTGTGGCTGATGCAGGAGCGTTTTTGAAAAGATCCCCATTGCAG GAAATTGGGAAAAACATCTACAGTCTGAAGGATGTTGTGGATGAAATAAGAGATAAACAAACTAAGAAAAGTTTAGCCTTCTTACCCTACAAACTTCACTTCAAGGAACCTTTCCCAGAGCACATTCGATTTG TCACTGAGTTTTCCAAGAAGACAGGAGATTATCCCAGCCTTTCTGCCACAGATATAAAGGTTTTAGCTTTAACAtaccagctggaactggagaaTGTGGGAGCCGACCACCTCAAAAAAGACCCACAagtgaag GTCCAGGTGAGTAGTACACGGCAGCACCCTGAGGCCCCAGTTGATATTGCTGGATTCCATCTTCCCAGAAAG AAACTCTCAGAAACCCAGGTCTCTGGCCAGTGCCACACATTTCAGCCCCCTGAGAGTTCAGAATTCAACAGCTTCCAGTTTTGGAGGACTCCCTTGCTCAACATTGAGGCAGAGCTTCTGGAGCTGCTG GGTGCAGACACAGTTGTGTCAAAAGAAAATTTGCAGTGTGTGAACCTCTCAGATGAGGAGCAGAACACTCACACAGATCCCACTGATGGTTCCAAAAAGCCCTGCTCCAACTCACAGGGAGAAAGCAGAGGTGATGAGCAggctgatgaagatgatgacgatgataGAGGCTGGATTACACCTAGCAACATTAAACTGGTTCAGATGGATGCTGGGGACTGGAGGCCATCAGCAGACATCAGAGTGGCCTGTGTGACTACAGACTTTGCCATGCAG AACGTTCTCATTCAGATTGGCCTGAATGTTCTCTCTGTCAATGGGATGCTCATCAAGAACACAAGAAACTACATTCTGCGAtgctttgcttgttttaa gactaCAACTAACATGACCAAAGTCTTCTGTCCACACTGCGGTAACAACACACTGAAGAAGATAGCAGTGAGCATCAGTGATGATGGCAGCATGCAGATGCATTTTTCCAGGAACCCCAAAGTGATGAACCCAAAAGGCTTAAGG TATTCTCTGCCAAAGCCACAGGGAGGTAAACACGCAGATAACCCCCTTCTGGTGGAGGACCAGTGTCTTCCCCAGCAGCGGCTGTCCAGAAAGGCCCGTCAGAAGACTGATGTGTTTGACCCAGACTACGTGGCAGGAAACTCTCCATTTAGTGAGAACGACATCTACAGTCGTGCAGCAAACCTGCATATCCAGGACAACCAGTGTGGCGGTGGGCGAAGACGGTGCAACCCCAACGCTGCCCGCAAGAAAtttgtaaagaaaaaatga
- the nip7 gene encoding 60S ribosome subunit biogenesis protein NIP7 homolog, with protein MRPLTDDETKTMFEKLSKYIGENIKLLVDRPDGTYCFRLHNERVYYISEKILKLATNICRNKLVSVGTCFGKFTKTHKFRLHVTALDFLAPYAKFKVWVKPGAEQSFLYGNHVLKSGLGRITENTSQYQGVVVYSMADVPLGFGVAAKTTQECRKVDPMSIVVFHQADIGEYIRSEDTLT; from the exons ATGCGTCCTCTGACCGACGATGAAACAAAAACCATGTTCGAGAAGCTTTCCAAGTA TATCGGGGAAAATATCAAGCTCTTGGTGGATCGACCCGATGGTACATATTGTTTCAGACTTCACAACGAGCGCGTTTATTACATCAG TGAAAAAATTCTGAAACTGGCCACTAATATTTGCCGCAACAAGCTGGTGTCTGTGGGAACCTGTTTCGGGAAATTCACCAAGACGCACAAATTTCGGCTGCACGTCACTGCGCTGGACTTCTTAGCTCCATATGCCAAG TTCAAAGTGTGGGTGAAGCCTGGAGCAGAGCAGTCCTTCCTTTATGGGAACCACGTCCTGAAGTCCGGTCTGGGGAGGATCACTGAAAACACCTCCCAGTACCAGGGTGTGGTTGTGTACTCCATGGCAGACGTACCCCTG GGTTTTGGAGTAGCAGCTAAAACAACACAGGAGTGTCGGAAAGTTGATCCCATGTCCATCGTGGTGTTCCACCAGGCAGACATAGGAGAGTACATCAGAAGTGAAGACACACTAACTTAA
- the snai3 gene encoding zinc finger protein SNAI3, translating to MPRSFLVKKHHPLKNRNCDALAVKTHDPQPSLPHGKPPASITPSSPMSLTYWETTSLVAPTQLLQYPSAPLENPITEHPHPAPFRHDVALLGERVPSCSRPVLGLVTGRGHERFECFDCRKAYFTFSGLAKHRQLQCECQYHRFFSCKFCNKEYVSLGALKMHIRTHTLPCVCKICGKAFSRPWLLQGHIRTHTGEKPFTCPHCSRAFADRSNLRAHLQTHSEFKKYQCRGCAKTFSRISLLSKHQEAGC from the exons ATGCCCCGGTCCTTCCTGGTGAAGAAACATCACCCGCTGAAGAATCGCAACTGCGATGCACTGGCCGTGAAGACGCACG ATCCTCAGCCCTCTTTGCCCCATGGAAAACCTCCAGCCTCCATCACACCCAGTTCACCCATGTCCCTGACTTACTGGGAGACGACGTCACTCGTGGCCCCCACACAACTTCTGCAGTACCCCAGTGCACCCCTTGAGAATCCCATTACAGAGCACCCCCACCCAGCCCCCTTCAGACATGACGTGGCACTTCTGGGGGAGAGGGTCCCCAGCTGCTCCAGGCCTGTCCTGGGCCTTGTAACCGGAAGAGGACATGAACgttttgagtgttttgactGTCGCAAGGCATATTTTACCTTCTCTGGCCTGGCCAAACACAGGCAGCTACAATGTGAGTGTCAGTACCACAGGTTCTTCAGCTGCAAGTTCTGCAACAAGGAGTATGTGAGCTTAGGCGCGCTGAAGATGCACATCCGCACTCACACGCTGCCCTGTGTCTGCAAGATCTGTGGGAAGGCTTTCTCCAGGCCCTGGCTACTGCAAGGACAcatccgcacacacacag GAGAGAAGCCTTTCACCTGCCCACACTGCAGCCGGGCATTCGCTGACCGCTCCAACCTCCGTGCCCACTTGCAGACACACTCTGAGTTCAAAAAGTACCAGTGCAGGGGCTGTGCCAAGACCTTCTCCAGGATCTCCCTGCTGTCCAAACACCAGGAGGCTGGTTGCTGA
- the cog8 gene encoding conserved oligomeric Golgi complex subunit 8, with the protein MAAVDVDVEDESILASVFKDRFPDSWRERPDFAGYLAELCSYGVEKLNQEPERLAEERAHILQQTRELAFSNYKTFIRTADCTEDIYTHFSCVENSVSTLLHKLPSFGERCRGFMTEAEKIGSSRRMNSLTLNRHTEILEILEIPQLMDTCVRNGYYEEALELAAYVKRLEKKHSSILVIQGIVNEVRQSAQLMLNQLLQQLRSNSQLPVCLRVIGYLRRMDVFTEAELRVKFLQARGSWLHSILAAIPDGDPYFHITKTIEACRVHLFDIITQYRAIFSDEDPLLPPGTQSVNESAIFHGWVVQQVAQFLETLERDLQRGVGSRLDSLLGQCMYFGLSFSRVGADFRGQLPPMFQRVAMDTYGKVVQEAVDKFQEDMNHYTLISLPSMLGNAVPHVAPSTQPGTLQPPMALLDFPPLACFLNNILTAFNDLRLCCPLGLAQDVSKQLEDALLKVTKLILVFHRAEESAFSSRERELFIQFCSAFAEDMVPFLNRCLLVLFPPAQLALILGIPPTQASKYENLGCIDVKTVLQPLLFILPKKEMEATVLDLGEELGPSQLSQDESSVTDPSQRPEQISEAKCTLERPPEEAATFASLIGLEMGPTSEESNAGLKDNNMISD; encoded by the exons ATGGCGGCCGTGGACGTGGACGTGGAAGATGAGAGCATCCTCGCTTCTGTTTTTAAAGACCGTTTTCCGGACAGCTGGCGCGAGAGGCCGGACTTCGCCGGCTATCTGGCGGAGCTCTGCTCCTATGGCGTGGAGAAGCTGAACCAGGAACCGGAGCGGCTGGCGGAGGAGAGGGCCCATATCCTGCAACAGACCCGGGAGCTGGCCTTCTCCAACTACAAGACGTTCATCCGCACGGCGGACTGCACTGaagacatttacacacacttcaGCTGCGTGGAGAACAGTGTGTCTACACTTCTCCATAAGCTGCCAAGCTTCGGGGAAAGATGCAG AGGGTTTATGACTGAGGCTGAGAAGATTGGCTCCAGTCGGCGCATGAACAGTCTGACACTAAATCGGCACACTGAGATCCTGGAGATCCTGGAGATTCCACAGCTGATGGATACCTGTGTCCGCAATGGGTACTATGAGGAGGCCCTGGAGCTTGCAGCATATGTCAAGAGGTTGGAGAAAAAACACTCCAGCATTCTTGTCATTCAG GGAATTGTAAATGAAGTTCGGCAGTCAGCTCAGCTCATGCTCAACCAGCTTCTCCAGCAGCTCCGCAGCAACTCTCAACTCCCTGTTTGCCTTCGTGTGATTGGCTACCTCCGCAGGATGGATGTCTTCACGGAGGCCGAGCTGCGTGTGAAGTTTCTGCAGGCACGAGGGAGCTGGTTGCACTCCATCCTGGCTGCCATTCCTGATGGTGACCCCTACTTTCACATCACAAAGACCATTGAGGCATGCCGAGTGCACCTCTTCGACATAATCACTCAGTACCGTGCCATCTTCTCTGATGAGGACCCTCTGCTGCCCCCTGGCACCCAGTCAGTGAATGAAAGTGCGATCTTCCATGGCTGGGTGGTGCAGCAAGTTGCTCAGTTCCTGGAGACTTTGGAGCGGGACCTCCAGCGTGGGGTAGGTAGCCGCCTGGATTCCCTCCTGGGCCAATGTATGTACTTCGGTTTGTCATTCAGCAGAGTTGGGGCAGACTTTCGGGGGCAGCTCCCTCCCATGTTTCAGCGAGTGGCCATGGACACATATGGCAAGGTGGTACAGGAAGCTGTAGATAAATTTCAGGAGGATATGAATCATTACACTCTTATCTCACTGCCCTCCATGCTGGGCAATGCAGTGCCACATGTGGCACCCAGCACGCAGCCTGGCACCCTCCAACCTCCAATGGCCTTGTTGGATTTCCCGCCACTTGCCTGTTTTCTCAATAACATTCTGACAGCCTTCAACGACCTGCGTCTCTGCTGTCCACTAGGCCTGGCACAGGATGTGAGCAAGCAACTTGAGGATGCCCTTCTGAAG GTGACCAAACTCATCCTGGTCTTTCACAGAGCAGAGGAGTCTGCCTTCAGCAGCCGGGAGAGAGAACTCTTCATCCAATTCTGCTCTGCATTTGCTGAGGATATGGTTCCTTTTCTGAACCGCTGCCTTCTAGTTCTCTTCCCACCTGCCCAGCTGGCACTTATTCTGG GTATTCCTCCAACTCAAGCATCAAAGTATGAGAACCTTGGCTGCATCGATGTGAAGACAGTCCTGCAACCTTTGTTGTTCATACTGCCCAAAAAGGAGATGGAAGCCACTGTGTTGGACCTTGGTGAAGAGCTGGGACCTTCTCAGCTGTCTCAGGATGAATCCAGTGTTACTGACCCCTCTCAAAGACCTGAACAGATCAGTGAAGCCAAATGTACCTTAGAACGTCCTCCTGAAGAAGCAGCAACATTTGCCTCGCTCATTGGCCTTGAGATGGGCCCCACATCTGAGGAATCCAATGCAGGGTTAAAAGACAATAATATGATATCAGACTAA
- the cdh31 gene encoding B-cadherin, whose protein sequence is MDVWRATCLCLFGFCLQASSRAGSEGDPCTPGFGSDTYVFRVERLVLQPGRRLGTVVFNDCTSRTRTLYDSVDKRFRVDTDGTVKIKRQVTLHNGHTKFSIHAWDSQGRKYSVAVRVEHNPQQDETQVLNRVKRAWVIPPAYISENLRGPFPYHVVQIKSDNDEETQIYYKISGEGANQPPVGLFIIDKFTGEIRVTQPLDRESKSQYKLKCHAMTGTGVEAEKPMDVIVYVMDQNDNRPVFTQNPYTGSVAEASKKGTEILKVNATDADDPSLDNGVVRYRILSQSPPQPNEAMFSINSVTGGILVNSESLDREKYPTYTLEIEAADMDGKGMTTISTAIITVTDSNDNPPRFQQNEYTASVRENEVGAEVVKMSVTDDDEANSPAWKAKFRIVDGDPGGSFSVATGPSGQDGIISTVKPLDFEMNKLYVLRVAVENEIPFAVSLPTATATVTVNVEDVNEAPIFKPTEKTITVPEDVALDSDLVSFKATDPDTARNQKVTYKIGSDPAGWLDVVKDSGLIKVKKELDRESPYVKNARYKALILAIDNDDIPATGTGTLMIELQDINDNAPTIEEYDIKVCNKESSPVLLTVKDKDGEGNTFPFRVQLRGEGPKNWSAEMNTNQTSIILTLKSKLEEGVYNVVLRVFDSQNLFQDNTLHATVCDCTGSDVQCQGRISEAGFGLPVILGILGALLALLLLVLLLLMFMRKNKVKKEPLLPPEDDLRDNVYYYDEEGGGEDDQDYDLSVLHRGLDNRPEVFRNDVEPTFMPAPQYRPRPANPDEIGNFIDDNLKAADNDPTAPPYDSLLVFDYEGGGSDAGSLSSLNSSSSGEDQDYDCLNEWGPRFKKLADMYGGGED, encoded by the exons ATGGATGTGTGGAGGGCGACGTGCTTGTGCCTCTTCGGTTTCTGCCTCCAG GCTTCGTCGCGGGCAGGTTCTGAGGGGGACCCTTGCACACCTGGCTTCGGTTCCGATACCTACGTGTTCCGCGTGGAGCGGCTGGTCCTGCAGCCAGGGCGGCGGCTCGGTACAG ttGTTTTTAATGACTGCACCAGCCGGACTAGAACTCTCTATGACTCTGTGGATAAGCGCTTTAGAGTGGACACTGATGGCACGGTCAAGATCAAAAGGCAGGTGACTCTCCACAATGGTCACACGAAGTTTTCAATCCATGCGTGGGACTCCCAGGGCAGGAAGTACTCTGTGGCTGTCCGAGTGGAGCACAATCCACAGCAAGATGAGACCCAG GTTTTGAACCGGGTGAAGAGGGCTTGGGTAATTCCTCCCGCATACATTTCAGAGAACCTCAGAGGTCCATTCCCTTATCATGTGGTGCAG ATCAAGTCGGACAATGACGAGGAAACCCAGATTTACTACAAAATCTCTGGTGAAGGAGCAAACCAACCTCCAGTTGGACTTTTTATTATTGACAAATTCACTGGGGAGATTCGTGTTACTCAGCCTTTAGACAGAGAATCTAAATCTCAATATAAG CTTAAATGTCACGCAATGACTGGTACTGGGGTGGAGGCAGAGAAGCCTATGGACGTCATTGTGTACGTTATGGACCAGAATGACAACAGACCTGTTTTTACTCAGAATCCATACACAGGGAGTGTTGCTGAAGCATCGAAAAAAG GAACTGAAATACTGAAGGTTAATGCAACAGATGCGGATGATCCTAGTTTGGATAATGGTGTTGTCAGATACAGAATTTTGAGTCAGAGCCCACCGCAGCCAAACGAAGCAATGTTCAGCATTAACTCAGTGACTGGAGGAATCTTAGTGAATTCAGAATCACTGGATAGAGAG AAATATCCGACATATACTCTGGAAATTGAAGCAGCCGATATGGACGGGAAAGGTATGACTACTATTTCTACAGCCATCATTACTGTAACAGACAGCAATGACAACCCTCCTCGGTTTCAGCAGAATGAG TATACTGCATCAGTTCGAGAGAATGAAGTAGGAGCTGAGGTGGTGAAGATGTCTGtaactgatgatgatgaagccAACTCGCCTGCATGGAAGGCCAAGTTCAGAATTGTTGATGGAGACCCTGGAGGTTCTTTTAGTGTTGCCACAGGGCCCAGTGGACAAGATGGAATAATCTCCACAGTGAAG CCCCTCGACTTTGAGATGAACAAGCTCTACGTCTTGCGGGTCGCTGTGGAGAATGAAATTCCATTTGCTGTATCACTTCCAACTGCCACGGCTACAGTTACAGTTAATGTTGAAGATGTGAATGAGGCGCCCATTTTCAAACCAACAGAAAAGACTATTACAGTCCCTGAAGATGTCGCTCTTGATTCTGACTTGGTTTCCTTCAAAGCCACTGATCCAGATACAGCAAGGAATCAGAAAGTCAC GTACAAAATTGGCAGTGATCCTGCAGGCTGGCTTGATGTTGTTAAGGACAGTGGACTGATCAAAGTCAAAAAGGAGCTGGATCGAGAGTCTCCTTATGTTAAAAATGCTCGATATAAGGCTCTGATTCTAGCGATAGATAATG ATGACATTCCTGCCACAGGCACTGGGACCCTTATGATTGAATTACAAGATATAAATGATAATGCACCTACAATTGAAGAGTATGATATCAAAGTTTGTAATAAAGAATCATCACCAGTTTTACTGACTGTGAAGGATAAAGATGGGGAAGGCAACACGTTTCCTTTCCGTGTACAGCTGAGGGGCGAAGGACCCAAGAACTGGTCTGCTGAAATGAACACTAACC AAACTAGCATTATTCTTACTTTGAAGTCCAAGTTGGAGGAGGGTGTCTACAACGTTGTCCTGAGGGTTTTTGACAGTCAGAACCTGTTCCAGGACAACACTCTTCATGCCACAGTTTGTGACTGTACAGGGAGTGACGTTCAGTGCCAGGGCAGAATAAGTGAAGCAGGTTTTGGACTTCCTGTAATTCTAGGCATACTGGGTGCCTTGCTGGCTCTACTCC TATTGGTACTTCTTCTGCTGATGTTCATGAGAaaaaacaaagtgaaaaaagagcCTCTCCTTCCTCCTGAAGATGACCTCAGGGACAACGTCTACTACTATGAtgaagagggaggaggagaagatgaCCAG GATTATGACCTGAGTGTGCTGCACAGAGGCCTTGATAACAGACCTGAAGTCTTTCGGAATGATGTAGAACCAACCTTCATGCCTGCGCCACAGTACAGACCACGCCCAGCTAACCCTGATGAGATTGGCAACTTTATTGATGAT AACCTAAAGGCAGCTGACAATGACCCCACAGCTCCACCCTATGATTCCCTTTTGGTTTTTGACTATGAGGGTGGAGGTTCTGATGCAGGCTCACTTAGCTCCTTGAACTCCTCCAGCTCAGGAGAGGACCAGGACTATGATTGCCTAAATGAGTGGGGCCCACGGTTCAAGAAACTGGCTGACATGTATGGAGGTGGCGAGGACTGA
- the zdhhc7 gene encoding palmitoyltransferase ZDHHC7 isoform X1: MQPSSHRMRDVEQQHPLLGGDGEELKCSVDGSRVWFILDSCGIVCAILTWFLVFYAAFVVNFVMLFPSRSFWYSFFNGMAFNVLAVLALSSHLRTMLTDPGAVAKGNASKEYMESLQLKPGEVIYKCPKCCSIKPERSHHCSICKRCIQKMDHHCPWVNNCVGKRNQRFFVLFTLYIGLISLYALCLSGLQFYMCVKVQWNECSDFSPPVAVLLIIFLCLEALLFLTFTAVMFGTQIHSICNDETEIERLKNEKPTWERQLHWEGMKAVFGGPPSLLWLNPYAGLQLWHLLMIHRHKGGSEFYV, translated from the exons ATGCAGCCTTCCAGCCACAGGATGCGGGATGTGGAGCAGCAACACCCTCTTTTGGGTGGTGATGGGGAGGAGCTGAAGTGTTCGGTGGATGGTAGCAGAGTTTGGTTCATCCTGGACAGCTGTGGTATTGTGTGTGCCATCCTCACCTGGTTCCTGGTGTTCTACGCAGCGTTTGTGGTCAACTTTGTCATGCTGTTCCCCTCCAGAAGCTTCTGGTATTCCTTCTTCAATGGCATGGCCTTCAACGTCCTGGCTGTGCTGGCTTTATCATCGCACCTGCGCACCATGCTGACTGACCCG GGCGCTGTAGCCAAGGGCAATGCCAGCAAGGAGTACATGGAGAGCTTGCAGCTGAAGCCTGGTGAGGTCATCTACAAGTGCCCCAAGTGCTGCAGCATCAAGCCTGAGAGATCCCATCACTGCAG CATTTGCAAAAGATGCATCCAAAAGATGGACCACCATTGTCCCTGGGTGAACAACTGTGTAGGCAAGAGGAATCAGCGTTTCTTTGTGCTCTTCACT CTGTACATTGGATTGATTTCTCTCTATGCCCTTTGCCTTAGTGGCTTGCAGTTTTACATGTGTGTCAAAGTTCAGTGGAATG AGTGCAGTGACTTTTCCCCTCCTGTCGCCGTCCTGCTGATAATATTTCTCTGTCTTGAGGCCCTACTCTTTCTCACCTTCACTGCAGTCATGTTTGGCACACAAATCCACTCCATCTGTAATGACGAGACG GAGATTGAGAGGTTGAAGAACGAAAAGCCCACATGGGAGCGACAGCTTCATTGGGAGGGGATGAAGGCTGTGTTTGGGGGTCCACCCTCACTCCTCTGGTTGAACCCATATGCTGGGCTGCAGTTGTGGCACCTATTGATGATTCACAGGCACAAGGGTGGCTCAGAGTTCTATGTCTGA
- the zdhhc7 gene encoding palmitoyltransferase ZDHHC7 isoform X2 has protein sequence MVAEFGSSWTAVVLSFWYSFFNGMAFNVLAVLALSSHLRTMLTDPGAVAKGNASKEYMESLQLKPGEVIYKCPKCCSIKPERSHHCSICKRCIQKMDHHCPWVNNCVGKRNQRFFVLFTLYIGLISLYALCLSGLQFYMCVKVQWNECSDFSPPVAVLLIIFLCLEALLFLTFTAVMFGTQIHSICNDETEIERLKNEKPTWERQLHWEGMKAVFGGPPSLLWLNPYAGLQLWHLLMIHRHKGGSEFYV, from the exons ATGGTAGCAGAGTTTGGTTCATCCTGGACAGCTGTGGTATT AAGCTTCTGGTATTCCTTCTTCAATGGCATGGCCTTCAACGTCCTGGCTGTGCTGGCTTTATCATCGCACCTGCGCACCATGCTGACTGACCCG GGCGCTGTAGCCAAGGGCAATGCCAGCAAGGAGTACATGGAGAGCTTGCAGCTGAAGCCTGGTGAGGTCATCTACAAGTGCCCCAAGTGCTGCAGCATCAAGCCTGAGAGATCCCATCACTGCAG CATTTGCAAAAGATGCATCCAAAAGATGGACCACCATTGTCCCTGGGTGAACAACTGTGTAGGCAAGAGGAATCAGCGTTTCTTTGTGCTCTTCACT CTGTACATTGGATTGATTTCTCTCTATGCCCTTTGCCTTAGTGGCTTGCAGTTTTACATGTGTGTCAAAGTTCAGTGGAATG AGTGCAGTGACTTTTCCCCTCCTGTCGCCGTCCTGCTGATAATATTTCTCTGTCTTGAGGCCCTACTCTTTCTCACCTTCACTGCAGTCATGTTTGGCACACAAATCCACTCCATCTGTAATGACGAGACG GAGATTGAGAGGTTGAAGAACGAAAAGCCCACATGGGAGCGACAGCTTCATTGGGAGGGGATGAAGGCTGTGTTTGGGGGTCCACCCTCACTCCTCTGGTTGAACCCATATGCTGGGCTGCAGTTGTGGCACCTATTGATGATTCACAGGCACAAGGGTGGCTCAGAGTTCTATGTCTGA